ATTAAGGGCTCTGTCTCAGTTCCCTTCGAGCAGGAAAAGGACAGCAAATACTGATTAAGTTTTTCACTTCCTTCCCAGTCACAGCTTGGATCCCTGAAAAAGGGAGACCTTCTTGGCAGAGATCATTGTTGCTAAGACCACTTCTTATCTTGTGTCTTCCACAAAAATGGTTATTTATATATCGGGTGTCCTTCCCATTGTGGAAATTTGGAATCTATATGATACTTTCAAAACCTCTTCTGGTGGGGTCAAGCCCTGATAGCCTTTTTTCAATATGTACACTGAAAtgagttaaaaataattattacatGCAGAAACTTACACTGTCAGATTCCTCTAAATTCAGTGATCTGACCATAGCAGTCAGTTCCAAATTATCCAGCAGAGCTAGGATATTACCAGCTGCTGTAGGAAGATGTTCTCCTAGATCCTTCACCTTCAAAATAAGCCTGTGATTATTGCTAGAGCTGTTCACAGCTTTGTGGATACTCTCAAATGAGACCTTTCTTTGTGTATTCTTCACTCTTACAGGCTAACCTGTGCATTAATTAACTTGTTCAGGCAGCTCTTTCTTACATAGTCCCGAATAAAGTGGCAAAAtgagtgaaatgaaaatataatcaAGCATGTTAATATATCTCTTGCTCTTTCACACATACACCCACACACAAATATCCAGTCACACACATACACCCACACTGCCTGAGTGTTCATCTTCTGTTCCTTCCTTCTGGCTTATGGGAGACTAAAATAGTGATGTGGTGGTTTCCACTGTTCATGTTACAACATCACTGTGTTGGTCACATAAAATGCTTCATGGACAAGAAAGTATTCTCAAGATGGGTGGATGAGAAAACTAATCGCTCCATGATAATTTCAAGAGGTTCTGGTCTTTGAATCCTGCTGAAAAAATAAGTACATTAAAGGGCAAACAAACATCTGGAACAAGTATCATCTGACTGTGACAGAACGTTCCCATTAACTGTGTCCTCTACAGGCTAATTGTTCAAGTTATTCAAGCCTCCTAACTCTCACTAATTCTGtataatgttttgtttcataagAAATTGTCCATGTTTATTCATTTCCTTATCTAACTCATTTGCACTTGCAAAGAATAAACAGGAATGGTTGCATAATACCCATAAGagaattaattccttttatacagGATCTAAttcatacaggaaaaaaagggatatgTGGgattttgggttggtttgggtttttttctcctctgtatcGTACTTTCAAAATCAGTTGCAAGAAATTGCATACACACATTGTACCTAAGCAAATTCAGCAAATAAGGAAATACTCAGTACACACATCCAAGCATGTTCTGTTGGCTGGCTACAAAACTAACTTGATACTTGCTAATGTAAAAAACTGGATATAAGGAAAAGATTTATGCAAAACTAGACATTCAAGCTGTATTAGTTTAATTGAactaaaaaataacaaagataGCATGATTTTATACACCACAGTTCCCAACCATAATGCAACATTTGCAGTTTATATAAAAACTATTTCAAAAAGCACAAAGAGATATGAATATCCAAAAATTCTTCAAATACTCAAACAACCACCACAGCATTATTTCCTTTAGTTACATAATTCTTCATCGTGACCTGGGGAACCTGTGGCCAAGGGTCCAAGTAAAGCCTACAAATTCACCCCATCTGTAACCACGTTACTTTTTTCCCACATTATTATTGATTAACACACAAGAGCACGTTAACTTGTAGCCAGTGAAGAGTGTTCAAAAGGCCTACCTCACTCTTGGCAAGAACAAGTTCTTCATCACAGAAGTAACTCTAAATATAAGCCTGTTTTTCACGGGACGGGATATCACAAAGGTATGCCAGGGATTCCGAGGAAGCCTGACATTATCTTGTCAGTTATTTAAAAGCCAAGGCTCTGAGTCTGGAACACATTTTTTGCTAATTTCAGTAATTAACTGAGTCAGCTGGGAAACACTAGGCTGGTGCTTTCCAGCACGCCAGAGTGATGGAGGAATGCAGGAAGATGCAGCTGTCGGAAGCTTCAAGCAGGCAGGTGACTCAGATCGAGAAGTGACTCCTTCGTTACCAATGGAAATGCTGGCAGATCATTCACCGTACACACCTTCAGGAAGATGCACTACTGCCAACTCAGGCGACCATAAAACATGACACTTCCTAGAACAAAACTAATTTTAGTATCTGTCCAGTGTATGCAAAACATATTCTCTTGTAACATCTATTGGGTGGGCTATTGGCTGGACCTGGGGccggagctgcagcagcctcaccTCCGTCTGGCTGCTGGATCTGGTCATACTCACCTATCAACATAGACATATTTGCCACTCTTCCTATAGATGCTGGGGTTTTTCCTTAGCTTGCACTTCTAAAAATTGGAAATAACAGCAAACTTTGCATTTATTCTAGTGGATAAATCTTCCAAGCATTACCTACAGCTCATTTGTATGGAAAGGTTTATGCCACACTGCTCAGGCCTAACGGCATGCCGCTCCGTGTATCCATTTAGCTATCCAGTTACAAAACCAGCGTTTGTAGGAACAAGCTCTTGAACCAGGGCACTTGGTTTACAAAGTGCAGAAAAACTCAGCATCTGTGCAAACAGCGCGGTTTCCAGGCAATCCAGGATGGCTCCTTTAGACCGAAGCCCTCCACCGCCTGCTCACCAGTGGGACGGGAAAGGGGTTCACGCAggcagcagagagctgctgaAGCAAACCCTGGGCAAACCCAGCGAACGGCGGCACTGCATCGTTTCGCCCTATTTAACGTCCTCAGCCAGCCCGGCTGTCAGCGGGGAGAGGCTGAGACAGAACACAACGCGCGATGCCCAGCCCGGCCCTTCCCCCCCTCAGCCGCCATGACGGGAACCGAGGCCCGCCGAGGGGCCGAGTCCTCCCCACAGCGCGgggcccgccgccccgccgggctTCCAAGGCAGTGACCACAGCCTGGTGATGGGACGGCGAGGGCCCGGACCCCCAAAGGCCCCCGCTGCCCGGGCCCTCCCCACCACGGCGAGGGACGATCGGCCGCCGCCCGGGCCGggcctcccttcccttcccctcccctcccctcccctcccctccccgccctgcCCCCTACGCCCCGCCGCCTCGcctcgccccgcccccgcgggccTCGCCCCGCCCCTTCTCTGCCTGTTTATCCACAGGCTGTGCACGTGGTAGCTGTGCCGCGCCATTGGCTCTCTCGCCAGGGAGCTGCGGCCGCCCTGCCAATCGGGGCGCTGTCCACGCGCGGCCGCCCGCACCCGATTGGCTCCGCCGGGGTGATCACGCAGCGTGACGCACTCCGAGTGCGTGCCCGCCGAGGCACCAATGAGGAGGGGGCCCGGGGGCAGCCCGCGGCGAATAGTAGGGCGAGGAGCTGAGGGGTGGCCAATGAggagcgggccggggcgggACTTTCCGCTGCGGGCGCTGGCGGAGACGGGCGGGCTTTAAAGCAATCGTCGACGGCGGCCGTGGGCTTCCCCCGCAGCCGGGGCGCGatggcggcggccgggccgggcctgggccccggggccggcgggacGGTGAAGACGCTGGCCCTGGTGCTGGAGGACGAggcccggcgcggcggcggcggctaCTGCAGCGGGGACACGGTGTCCGGCcaggtgctgctggagctggcgGGCCCGCTGCCGCTCCGCGGGCTGCGCCTGGAGGCCGCCGGCCGGGCCCGCGTCGCTTGGAGCGAGAGCTCGGGCGCTGTCCCCGGGGCGGGAACCTGGGGGGTGGCGGTGagggcgccggggccggggccgcggcgggaggCGGAGGTGCGCTACCTGGACATCCGGCAGAGCCTCCTGCGGGACCCGCCCGAAGGTGAGGGGCGcccggggatgggggggtgcgGGGCAGGGAACGCGGCCGTGCGGGGCCGCGGGCCGGGCCCTGAGGGgaggctgcctgcctgcccgcccggcCGTCCGCCCGCCGTGGCGACAGCGGGGGTGGGACCGGGGGGCCTGCGCCTCCTTCGCGGGGGGAAGGCGGCGCGGTAAGGCTGCGGGACCAagcccccgccccgctccccggcaGGATGGCGCCCACCCCTGCTTTTCCcagaggggaggaaggctgAGGGTTGAAACCCTCCCCCGGGAGAAACCGGTATCCGACCTGGGTGCTGAGAAACAGCGTGAGGCCCGGGTGGGTGCCCGGCCAACGGGGACATCCTTCCCGCACTGGAAACCTCTCGCCGGCGTAGCCACAGCCTCCACGGGCATGCCTAGGGGAGGCTTGCTACAGCTTCGTCAAGTGGTCACTCGGTTCTCTGTATAAACGGCTGAAAAACGCGGAACAGGGCTGGAAGAAGGTCTGCAGCTCTTGGTTTCCTATGCTGCGCGCTGGTTTCCTGCAGAGGTTAGCTCTTCCGTGAATTGCAGCGGGCACCTGCGTGTTCGTTGTGCTTTGTAAGCAGCATCTGGGAAGCTGCCCGTGGAAGACAGCCGAAGCAGTCGGCCTCCTTTTGCAGTGGCTTACGAAAAAAGGGGAAGCTCTTTGTTACGTAGGTCTAGCTGGCAGTTTTGTCACTCGGACACCGCAGCACTATGGCAGTattgaaaaatgaaagggaaatgaCATTTTGTTCTGTAAGGGTGAAACGCATCTCCGGTTTATCTGTAGGAAAAGGAAattcaggcttttaaaaactgtgtaACGGTAGGCCCTCTATGAATGCAGTAAGAGTACATATATTAATAGTATTTCATAATACTGACCTTAAATTGCAGCATTTTAGCACAAAAGTTAGTTTAATTGTTAATTGAAAAAGTAGATTAATTGCTGtcctgctgaaaaagaaaagaaacttgcTTTATGCTTTCCAGAAGCCATTTTGGATTAGAAATTGGCCAGAGTCCTGAACTGAAACTCAAGGTCTTGAtgtttccttgattttttttcattgaaatcaCATCACGGCGTAAATAAAGCATGGGCTCCAATCTAGAACACACTGGGATCAATAAAAACTTCTTCTAGTACCTCGCATTTGGGTGTtgttatatataaataatttataaaagcaTCTGCTTTGTTCTTCTATTTATGGAATAACTAAAACATACTATTCATTTTTATCCTACAGGTGAGGAAAGCTTAATTCTTCTAGATGGAAGACATGAATTTCCATTCAGCTTTCAACTCCCTCAAGAGTAAGTTAAATAATCCAACCTGAAGGGATTGTGCTGGACACTGCTTGTTGTGGGGCATTAACTTAATGTAATTTgacttgtgtggtttttttaatatcaaactGATAGGTCAGCTTTATATGTTTGTCTTAATCAACCGCCACATAGACGTGCCTTGTTTGCTTCAGTTTCCCTAAGGCCCTAGAAGTACAAGCTGTAAATTGGTAAACTTTGATGTATACCGGAAGCGTTCATGTTTGGAGCTGAATTACAAATGTCTGGTAATGCTTTTATGACTGCTTGTTTCAGGCCTCTGGTGACCTCTTTTACTGGGAAGTATGGCAGTATTCAGTACTATGTGAAAGCAACTCTGGAGAGGCCTGCAGCACCTGATCAAAGTGTACAGACAGAGCTTCAGGTCATTAGCCATATCGACGTCAGCTCACCAGCTTTATTGGTAAGAGGATCCTgcactcctcctcccccctttAAAGCCAGCTGCAAAAAAATCATTTCCAAGAAGCATTCACATCCATCCATCACCATTTCTATGTTATTCTGGAGTGTCATTTTCTGACTTCTTGAAAGCATATAAGCTCCCTAAGCTTTTCTCTATAAATAGATGATCTTAGGTTGTGTGAATAGCAAACAGAGtggctttttttaataccattGATTACATCCCTGCTGGCAGAGATGCTCTTGCCAAAAAGTTATGCAGGCTTCAGATGCATAAATAAggcttaataataataatgtagaAGCATAAAGTAGTTACTCTTACCAGAGCAACTACATTCACAGGGCTGCAGTGTCCTAAACTCTACAATAATAGTAGGTTGAGGAACAGTAATTATAGAAGAGTATTAATCATGCCCAGCCTGTCATTTATGCTCTGGCCATTATGTTACGTATCCTTCCATTTTGCATGTCGTTTTCTAACATTAAGTGCGTGCATGCAGCTGCTTCAGAGATCTTTTCAGTTATTTCCTTATGACAGATTTGGCCACATTAAAGCATTGAGTTTCTAATAATCACTAGAAATACTGTAGAGTAATAAGAAAGATCAGGCATTAAGTAATGAGAAAATAGGCAAGATGGAAGCTAATGAGCTGGATtcttttatctcaacccatatTACGAAAATAATATCAAATTATACCTTGCACTTTCATGATAGCAACTGGATCTAAATGGTTATTCATTTAAATATGAATGagtaatttctattttatttaaaatgctaggataattttaacatttcatCATGATGTGAATGGAGCTAAGAGATGTTTtgagcagggtttttttcctctttatatgcttacattttaatcttTCTCTCTAGAGAGAACTTGGAGAAGTATTTTGGCAGTGAGATCTGTAAGCAGAATATAGTCTTTATATTCAACAGTGTATGTCAGGAGTATGAAGACAGCATATCCAGATACAGCAAGGATAGAGTAGGCCACAGGTTATTGCACAGGAGAGGGCTGTGGGGCACAAAGTAGGCAGTGCCTGTCTTAATGGATTCCAAGGCTACCATGCAAAAAAGTGTAAAACACCACAAATTTTAGACTTCATAATTATATTGACTGAGCACTAGTGCCCAGTAAATCATTTTAAGTAGCTTGAATCCTGGCTTGGACCCTTGACGTGTCTACTTGTAAGTAAGTTTATTCTAATGGAAATTTTACGGACAGCGTACATGTCATCTAATGTGACAGTCCTCCATGAATAATTAAGATGGTTTTTGTCATAAGCCTacatttttggggggttgtgTGGCTTGCAAGTTATGAAGATGCATCACCTTAGCCCAGTGTGTATGTTGATCCTTTCTTACAAAGGATACAAAGGTAAAAACAGTTTACTTGCTTAACTACTAGTCGCttgcaaatgaaattaattctgcATTCTTCTGCACTGAGTAACATGGGCATAATTACCACAATACTCTTACTAGACCTTTAAAAAGTCACTATAAAATTCTCTAAATCAATCTTTTTGAAGACGGAATATGTTCAAATGCACATGGGTCTCTGTGTTACCTAGTAGATATGGTCTAAATGCAGGCTGGGATTTTAAAACAGCCATATGTTCAGAGAGCCAAACGTTGGTTCCATTTTACATGGTGGCAAAATTCCAGTTGCATTGAGTAGTACGGTGATTGAAATCAAGTGGATTTTAGAGCTAGATTGCAGTGACTGATAGGCATACCATGAAACTGCAAGTGATTGATAGCTTTAtgccataaaatgaaaaatactctATATTTTATAGACACCTGTTCTAAGAAGTCAGGAGAAGATGGTTGGCTGTTGGTTTTTCACCTCTGGGCCAGTGTCTCTCAGTGCCAAAATTGAGAGGAAGGGATACTGTAATGGTAAGAGTAGttctcttaaaaatgtgaatattaAAGATctaatagggtttttttatcaCTTTGAAGCCAGCACTTCATAGTTGAAGGAATACTTTCGGTTAGTAGGTAGTAAATTGAGATCTATATGAACTTGCTTTAACAAAAATCAGCTTGCCTTTCCCCTCTATCCCCCCTTGGGAATACAAATTGAAAGCAAGTCTGTTAGTCAGTAATCATATGGAAAAGCCATGTACATTTGAGTGTAAAGAAtaacaaaatgcttttatttgggATAAAATACTTAATTGGGGATGTAATCGGGTTTTTATGTCCTGTTTGTGTAGGTTTACACTTCTGTAAGAATGAGCTTTAGCAGCTTCTTTGTCATCTTGATAACATTAGATACattgaggaaataaaatgttttgaaatttggTTAGTACTATACAAAAGGAAGATTGGTGTGTAATTTGCAAATAAAGCTTTTATAGCTTGTTCATATTATGCTTAATGTTTCAAAATGAATCATTGTTTATACATAAAATGTAGTAGGTGGCTATAATTCTGCCTGGATACCactctggggaaaaagaagaaaaaaaaacaaacccaaaacaacaacaacaacaacaacaaaaaccaaccaaacaaaaaaaccccaaccaactaGCTTGAGGAAACTAACAAGTATTGTTCTCATAACATTACAGATGATGTACGTGCTGCATAACGTGCTTTGATACTCTCAGAGGAAAGTTGCTAAATACAAATTATTCACTGaactttttctgcctttaagGGGAAGCCATACCAATCTATGCAGAAATTGAGAACTGCTCTTCTCGTTTGATTGTTCCAAAAGCTGCCATTTTCCAAACACAAACTTACCTGGCCAGTGGGAAGACAAAAACCTTCCGTCACATGGTTGCCAATGTCCGAGGAAACCATATTGCCTCTGGGAGTACAGATACCTGGAATGGGAAAACTCTGAAAATCCCACCTGTATCCCCTTCTATACTTGACTGCTGTATTATTAGAGTAGAATATTCATTAGCTGTAAGTATggatttttattacaaatgtaCATACTCTTGAATATTACATTGAGTTAGgaacagaataattttctctACTGAGCAGCTATTAGATTTTGAATTTGGGAACAACagcaaatataaacaaatatcATATACCATATAGGTGAGAGACTGAAGATCACGGGGAGACTCTGAAATAGGAAGACTGGAATAACggggaaaatggaaaaacatttctgaggaagaagCAGTGTAGTTTTAGACCTGCAGAGGTTATCGGGGGAAAGTAGTTGAAGCTGAATGGGTTCTTCTAGTCATTCTTCTCAGAAATGGGAAGATAGGACTGAAAGTCAAgtgcataattatttttgtcaACCTGTTGTGCATTTTTTAATGCCATCTAGGGACAAGGTACAGAAAGAAGGAAGtagctgaaaaataatgaaagctaCCAGAGTATTAGCTAAACATACCTGGGATGAGAAAATTCCTaacttttaaacataaaatctGCGGTATAGGGAGTAGGGTAGCTTCTAGGAGCAGCAATTCAGTGGGGTCTgatgatgtctttttttttatttggggcTTGTCACACAGGTGTATATCCATATTCCTGGTGCTAAGAAATTGATGATTGAAATGCCTCTGGTGATTGGCACCATTCCATGTATTGGATTTTCAAGCAGAAACTCCAGCATTACCAGCCAGTTTAGTATGGATATGAGTTGGCTGGCATTGACCATGCCAGAACACCCTGAAGGTAATACATATTGCACTCTTTATAATACAGCATAGTACTGCCTACAACAGAAGGATAGTTGTGGCAGTTTTAAGGGCACTACTAGGGATGTAGGCCATTAAAGTATGACTCATGAGAAGTGACGCACATAAATCTTAAGTCAAGATCCAAAAGGACTGGTGAGGATACCCTAGCTCCAGCCTTTTTTAAGTCTCTCTTTACCCCTATCTGATTACTTTCAATTGAATCTTGTAATAACTGACTTCCGATAGTGGGAATTCTACTTTGGAGGTAGACACCTTAAAGTTAATCATTACTAAATATACCATGATACAACACAGGCATGTTGCTGGAGTAGCCCTAAAAGAATCTGTAGTGTTCCTGCTGAATCACCTAAgcttaataaaaacataattctAGTTACAGTATTTATGACTATAGTGCACTTCATTCAATTTGATAATAGTGCAATGTTTAATACAGTCTTCATGGTCTTGGATACTGTAATGCATATGTTGTCTTGGCTGTGAGTGAATAGTTTGAAATTTGACATAGCATCTCTTGTGTTTCAGCACCACCAAATTATGCTGATGTAGTGTCTGAGGAAGAGTTCTCCAGACATGTTCCTGCTTATCCACCACCAATTGACTGTGAGGAACAATTGTGTTGTCCTGTCTTTGCTTACATACAAGAGTTCCGGTTTCAGCCTCCACCTCTTTATTCAgaggtaaaaaaataaacagcaggtGGTGTTTTTATTGTCAAAGggcaaaaaaagccccacataCAGAAATGCAAGAATTATAGGCAGTAATTGttgcctttcttctctctgtagATTGATCCACATCCAACTGATGTAGAAGAAATTCAGCCTGTTTCATTCATGCTCTGAAGAGGATTTGTAATGAGCATCATTGTGATGAATGTCTTAATCTTTCTGCTGCTTGAGCTGGTAGTGCAGctaaaaaggaaacagttttctttttcaaaacttaAGTTTGTATAcaagaaaggcaaaggaaaatggAGGAGGTATGAGCATGTTTGGTGATGGAAGAGAATCTGCTGGATTAGTCTGCACAGAGGATATTGTGGGAGCAGCTATGTTTGGGATACTTGAGAAGTAcctgaaaatactgaatgctTTCAAAAAAGTGGATATACTACATAAAGTACAAGGAGGAGATGTAAGGATCTTCTGAAGATAACTTATATTTTGTTTGGAACACTCTGGAAGAATTTACATAATGATGTTGGTGTTGAGAACTTCTGTAGTAGAACTTGCGTAGTAGAACAGAATGTGGggtaagaaaacatttccaaaagatTCCAGTGTTCAAGGGGCTTCAGTTTTGCACTGACTGCATCCAAGAAAGGAACACTACTAAAATGTGGAGTGAGGTCTTCACTCTAGCTTAACTTTGTATTCCATGAGAACCTGCCCTTCTAACAACTGCCAAGTGGTACTATTTCATCATTCATAATGATTCTAAAGACATCATGGATGACAGAATAGCTATTACGCAATATTATGAAGGCAACCATTTACTGAATGAAAGACAagtatgtaaaagaaaattgaacTTTGATAAGAGCTTATGCACTATGCTTTCTTTCAAGGGATTTCTTAAGGGAATTATTCTAGCCTCTTCTACTGTGAgttctttttctgcatcttaAGCCTATGGATAGCATGATAAGGGGAAGCATGGCAAGGGAGAATCCTTTTGCCAACAGCAGGTATACTTAGCAAAATGGACAATACTTATTTATTCAGAAGCCTTTATAAGCCTACCTCTGTTTTGGATATTTACTTACGGTCTGATTTGAGACCAAAAGAAGTCTTGTTAAAGCTCCAGTATACTTCAAGGTTCTAAAAGGGACCCTAAATAGTTTCTGTGGTTAGTGAATGAGATAGGAGGTGTAGGGAGAGGTGTAAATATACCCAGAATAGACATAGCTTATAACTGATGTGAAAGCAGACATCAGGGGAACAAAATCCTCTGGTAATGGCACAAAGCTTTTCATTACTCCTGCATTTTTGTCTAGAGATCTATTGTCAGGGGCTGCACTGGTCATTTGCTATCCATACTATTTTTTGTTCGTGtgtttccttgtttgtttttgctgtttaattttgttttggtgcaatattttaatgttttcttcctcaggTCATTTAGAACAGTGGGAGTTTGTTGCTGCTAAGAGTGAAGGCACAGCATTTTACTTGGCCCTTCTGCTGCCTTCATTTAAAGTAGAATGTTTGCTTCCTGACAAGCATCAATTGGAATAAGTAAGCCACCATCAATATCACttaaaggaacagaaacacAGCATTCTTAAAACGCATGTTTACAGTCGAGTCTTTAAACTACAGGGGATTTTGAACTACTAGAACTACTCCATATGTCTTACAGAAGGGTTTGGGTTTAAAACCCGGTGCTTCATGTGGTAAAACATTGTACTTTCTGATAACTCTAAGAATAGTAATTGAGTTTCCATCATTTCATCAAtaactgcagtttaaaaaagtttaaatggTTTTTTATGAAATCTGTCTTCATTTAAGAAGCAGGGATTTTTCTACAGGCATATGCggatatatatttttagtcTTCTTTTAGTATGACTTCCTTACATTGTCTGATTTCTAGCACTTCACCTCAAGTCACTTTTACATCAGTGTAAGAGACATACTGGTTGAGATTCATGTTTCCAaactgcagttatttttttcatttgcaactTTAAGTATTGTCTTCTATAGCAAATGCAGCTTTAACCAAAATTTGAGTGCATGTTTTAGAAAGGACATTctaaaaattagtatttatcTTGAGTCTCAAGATGTAGCTCTCATGCCTTTTTATTTAAGTGAGGGTGTGCCCATACAATCAATGCAGGATTTTCATTCATGTCACCTGGAAAGGGAACAAGCGTATTTTCCTCAAAACAGATACCATTATAGTTACTTGAAAAGTAATGTGGCTGTGTATTAACTTGCATGTTAATAATGCAGAATATTAGCTTAAAGAACATTAGGTGCTTTTTTGGACTGTAATACCTAATAGGTGATGTGTGCTACCTGGTGTAAACATGGTCAAGCAAACGAGCATGAAGGGTAAAGAtgtgcttccccccccccccccccgcaaaaaaatctttgagttgttttattatttgcagATAAACTGTGGCCTTAGATTGTTTGCTGCAAAAAAAGACAACTAGAATGTGTTTCTTAGGAAGCACCCATGGCCCTTCAGAGGAAGGGTGAAAACAAGATTAAATTCTGCTCTCTGACACTTGGCATAGTGCAGAAATTGATCCTTAAAATGATGACTGTTTGCACAATAATAAGTTCAATATGCAGGGGCTTTGTTTTGATAACTGTGAAACAGTTTAAAAGAGacgaaataaaaaaaaaatgctgtttaacaTACAGAAACATGATTGTATTTTGTACTAATGAATGAGCCCCATGGGTTCTTTGTTAATAAAAGTGTCAAACCTACGTAGtactgtgttgtggtttaaccccagctggtaactaagcaccacgcagctgctcactcacttcctcccacccagtgggatgtgggagagaattgggaagaaaaaaaaaagtataattcttggattgagataagaacagttcagtagaacagaaaggaagaaactaataatgattaTAACAATAATAAGATGACAATAATattaaaagaattggaatatccaaaacaagtgatgcacaatgcagttgctcaccaaCAGATGCCCAGTCTGTTCCCAAGCAGTGAgtccccccagccaactccccgcatttatatactagacatgatgtcccatg
This DNA window, taken from Haliaeetus albicilla chromosome 12, bHalAlb1.1, whole genome shotgun sequence, encodes the following:
- the ARRDC4 gene encoding arrestin domain-containing protein 4 isoform X2 is translated as MVGCWFFTSGPVSLSAKIERKGYCNGEAIPIYAEIENCSSRLIVPKAAIFQTQTYLASGKTKTFRHMVANVRGNHIASGSTDTWNGKTLKIPPVSPSILDCCIIRVEYSLAVYIHIPGAKKLMIEMPLVIGTIPCIGFSSRNSSITSQFSMDMSWLALTMPEHPEAPPNYADVVSEEEFSRHVPAYPPPIDCEEQLCCPVFAYIQEFRFQPPPLYSEIDPHPTDVEEIQPVSFML
- the ARRDC4 gene encoding arrestin domain-containing protein 4 isoform X1, encoding MAAAGPGLGPGAGGTVKTLALVLEDEARRGGGGYCSGDTVSGQVLLELAGPLPLRGLRLEAAGRARVAWSESSGAVPGAGTWGVAVRAPGPGPRREAEVRYLDIRQSLLRDPPEGEESLILLDGRHEFPFSFQLPQEPLVTSFTGKYGSIQYYVKATLERPAAPDQSVQTELQVISHIDVSSPALLTPVLRSQEKMVGCWFFTSGPVSLSAKIERKGYCNGEAIPIYAEIENCSSRLIVPKAAIFQTQTYLASGKTKTFRHMVANVRGNHIASGSTDTWNGKTLKIPPVSPSILDCCIIRVEYSLAVYIHIPGAKKLMIEMPLVIGTIPCIGFSSRNSSITSQFSMDMSWLALTMPEHPEAPPNYADVVSEEEFSRHVPAYPPPIDCEEQLCCPVFAYIQEFRFQPPPLYSEIDPHPTDVEEIQPVSFML